Sequence from the Aquimarina sp. Aq107 genome:
ATGAAAAGCAGAAAGAAAATAAGGTCTTAAACTGTTATCAGTGCTATTTAAAAGACAACCGCTACAATGTTCTGCTCCACTAGATAATAAAACTAAAGCTACAGAATTACCAGTTTGCACCCAAGCATTAAAGCAAGCTAGATCATTATTACAGGCTTCGGATGCACCAGGTGTTCCCCAAGTTCTCTCGCTGTTAAGTCCACGATACGCGTGTACTACACGTTTTATAGTAAAACTACTTCTATTCTCTGAATTTTTTGGTTCTTTCACATACATAATAACACGATCACCAAATATTAGATCTGTCAAGAAAACACCCTTTTTTTTATTGCTTTCACTTGTTACAGGCCCATAAATCATAGTTCCACTATCGTTATATAAGTAAAGCTCTGCACCATCTGCAAGTTTTAGGTTTTTAAGAACAAAATTAATAGAAAGAGCACCTTTGGAATAAAATTCTGATGACCAGACTCTACCATCCTCAGTATCTGTACCGTCCTTTCCAACGTCTACCCTAATATTGGTATCAAAACTTTTTCCAAATCGATAAGGTCTTGCTTTTTCTGACTTTTCTGTTCTTTTATCTTCTTCAATCAATGTGTTTACATTGAAATCAGGCATTGTGATTAATCTTTGTGTTTTTTGATTAATGTTTAATTCTGTAATCTTTTCTAAAGCATTACCTTCTGGATAATAGTTCGATTCAACCTGTGAAAAAGTGACCTGAATAGTAAGAAAAAACAGCGCATAAATAAAGTGTTTCGTTTGCATAATTGATTATTTATTGGTTAATATTTAATTTTATCTCATATAACTAACATTAATAATCTCACTACTGTTTTTAATGATAAAAACTTCTATTAAAAGCATCTATTCTTTTGATAGCAAAGTTTACTACAATAACGATAAATTATGAATGAACACGACCTGATGTCATGTGATTTAGGGGTAGTTTTTAAATTTACAAAAAAAACAATATAAAATATTGACTGTTAAGCACTAAGTGTTAAATTTTTAGGGAATTTAACATATGTTTTTTTATTAAATCAATTGAAGATTTTAGAATAAGTTCAGATAGCGTTTAAAACCTATTTAATCAAAAAAATAGTATTTGTTATCTGGTGTTATACTAGCGAAAACTTCCTGGGTATAGCTCTCCTGATATTAAAAAATATCATTACCAATGTCCTGTTCCAGGTTCTCCTTTAAAAGGTCCAACCAAATCAGAAGTGATCCATCCTGCATAAAATTGGCTAGCTTGTGCTCTTACTTGTTCTCCATCAACATAACAATCAAGATGTTGCGGATAAAAAGCGATATGATCTTTTAATGCTTCAAATTCTAAAAATGGATTAGGATATGACCACGCCACAGGAATATTAATCACTTCCTTTAATGTCCAATACACTGCATTTCCTTTCCATTCGCACATAGAACTTTTATTAGGCATCGCAACAAGCGTATTCATATCAATATCATTTTTAGGGATATAATATGTTGGTGGGCTTGCAGTCTCTAGTACTGCAAGTGCATTACTAGAATCTACAATCCTAGTATTTTTATGATTCACAATTACTGGCTTACTAACTTTTTCAATGATCGGGGGACGAGGAAAATCCCAAACTGATCGCTGATTCTCTTTAGGTTCAATTGCAAATGAAGGCCTTTCTGCACCCTTATAATTCCAGTGTTCTCGAGCTTTTTTTAACCAGTCTATCTTTGTTTTACCTTTTTTATTAGATCCCATAATTGTAGTTTATACAGTATATTTAATTATCACACCTGAAATAGCAGCAGACCTAATTTATTACGTAAACGCATCTTGATGTATAAAATTAATCCTACGACTACCCCACTTTCCTCAAAATATTTAAAGGCGGACTTTGTAACACACTTTTAATATTACTTAATCCAATGAGCAATACTAAAATTACAATACTAGGCAGAAACAGTAAGAATGGAATGCCAGAAGGCACAAAAGGCTCTTCGAATAATAAGGTTGCTAATAATTGGCTACTGATTAAAGATAATAGGATTCCAGCCAAGCTGCCAAGTATTCCTAAAAATAAATACTCTAGCGCCGTAATACTAAGAATTTGTTTGCTTTTTGCACCCAATGTGCGTAATAACACACTCTCTTTAATACGTTGATATTTACTATTTCGAACCGAACCTATTAATACAATAATACCTGTAAGAATACTAAAGAATGCCATAAAATTAATCACCCAGGAGATTTTTCCTAGAATGTCTTCAATAACAGTATAGATCTGCCTAAGATCGAAGACAGTAACATTTGGAAATTTACTTACTAGTTCTTGTTGCAAAGCAGCAGATTGCTTGTTATCTGGTACATATGTAGTGAGCACATGAAATTGAGGTGCTTGTTCTAATACACCTTTTGGAAACACTACCATAAAATTTAACTGTAAGCGTGTCCAATCTACTTTTCTGATGCTTCCAACAATGGTTTCCATTAATACACCTTGTATATTAAAAATAACTGGATCCCCTACTCCTAACTTTGCATTTTCGGCAAGACTTTCTGATATTGAGATGGAAACTTTTTCTCCAGATTTAACTTCTTTTACCCAGCTACCATCAATTATAGATTCAGAAGCAATAAGCGAATCTCTAAAAGTTGTCCTAAATTCATGGTTGAGTACCCAATCATTAACTGTGGAAGTTGTATCCTTTCGAATCTCATTACTTAACTCTCCATTAATACTATGCATTCGCATAGTAACAATCGATAAATTATCGATAACTTCTAATCCAGCTGGAGTCATGCTGGCAATTACAGCATCACGCTGCTCTGGTTGCACATCTACTAAAATAATATTCGCATTGTCTGAACCGTTATCCAATGCTGTTTTTGTTAATAGGATGTCTTTAGTGAAATATAAAGTACTAATTAAAAAAGTACCAAGACCTATCGCAAATATAAGTACAGTAGTCTGATTATTAGGTCTAAAGAGATTCAATAAACTCGTTCTAGCCGTAAATCCCCAAGCGGTTGGAAAATATTTTTTGATTACCTTAATAAATAAGGTAGAGATACCTGCTAAAATAGCAAAGGTGGTAAAAATACCTGCTACAAAGGCAAAAGCAAATAGTATATCTCTAAAAATCCATAGGGAGAATAAAAGAATAAAAAGCAAAATTGCTCCAAAAGTAATTATTCGAATCTTTTTGGATCCTTTAGCTTGTTTTTCTGACACCCGTAACACTTCTAACGGAGATACATACCAGGTAGCCAGTAAAGGTTGTAATGCAAATAGTACCGACATCAAAACACCTAATAGTAATCCCATAAAAATTGGCTGTAGACTTATAGAAACTTCTATATCAAATGGTAAAAATCCTTCCAAAAGAAATGGAAGTAATTGTTGAAGTCCTATACCCGCTACTGTTCCTAAAATTCCACCAATAAGTCCCATCACAGCAATTTGTATTAGGTAAATCAAAAAAGCCTGTTTTCTACTCGCTCCTAAACATTTTAAAACCGCAACATCTGTTAATTTCTCTTTGATATAGATATGTACTGAACTAGCTATGCCAATGCAACCTAGTAGTAAGGCTATAAAAGCCGCCAAGTTCAGAAATTTACCCAGATTTCCATAACCACGTCCTATTCGCTGACTAGTACTGGTATGCGTATCAAGGTCAGCGTTTTCTGTATCTAAGATAGGATCTAACGTTTTATCTAATTTAATCAGATCAACTTCTGGTGATTCAAAAAAATATTGATATCTCTTTCTACTACCCAATTGCAACAATTCGGTCTGTTCTATAAATCGATATGGGATTAGTACTGTGGGAGCTACCGTTGATGAGATTCCAGAACTACCTGGCATTGAATTAATAGCTCCTATAATAGGAAAAGTAACCAATCCTAACTTGATAGAATCACCTGGTTTTATATCATATTGCAACATAAGTGTAGCATCTACTAAGGCTCCTCCCCTTTTTTGATACTCAGCAGCTGCAGTACTAGGTTCCGTTTCCAAAGTTCCATAAAAAGGAAAATTGCCCTCCATACCTCTCACTTGTACCAATTTTGCTGCTCCATTACTTGAAAATGCTGCCATGGACGGAAAATTAACTTCATAGGCATCTGCTCCCAACGAGTCGATAATAGCTTGTACTTTCTTATTAGGGAGTTGTCTACTATCAATAATAAAATCAGCACCCATCAATACTTTGGATTGATCTTGTATATTTTGTTTTACATTTTCACTAAATAATTGTATCGAAACTACGGCGGCAATACCAAGAATGATAGATGCCATAAATAATAGTAACCTAGAAATACTAGATCTTCCATCACGCCACGCCATCTTTAGTAACCAAGCAATATCTGTTTTTGAATATGAATCCATTTTCATTATTGTACTAACGTTTTCTCATTGCTTATAATTTTCCCTCCTTTTAATCTAAGTATCTGTTGAGTTCGATTTGCCAAATCAAGATCGTGAGAGATAATAACCAAAGTAGTTCCAGCTTCTTTATTTAATTCAAAAAGGAGCTGTATGACCTTTTCTCCGGTTTCTTCATCTAAATTTCCTGTTGGTTCATCAGCAAATAAAATCGTAGGTGCATTTGAAAAGGCACGGGCTAATGCAACACGTTGTTGTTCTCCTCCTGATAATTGTGAGGGATAGTGATGAAAACGATGTGATAATCCTACCTTTTCTAGTAGCTCTTTACCTTTTGTAACGGCATTTTTAACTCCTTGTAATTCCAAAGGCACAATCACATTCTCTAGTGCTGTTAAAGTGGGAAGCAATTGAAAATTCTGAAATATAAATCCTACTTCTTTATTTCTTAATTGTGCACGTTCATCTTCATTCAATTCCTGAATATTTTGTCCACATAACTCTACAATACCTGAGTCCTGGTTGTCTAATCCAGCACATAGTCCAAGCAAAGTAGTTTTACCACTTCCGGAAGGTCCTACAATAGAAAAGGTAGCTCCTTTTTCGACTTCAAACGAGATATTGTCTAAGACTTTAAGTTTTTTTGAACCACTGCTATAAGTCTTCTCAAGTTCATGAATCTTTAATATCTTTGGCATATTGATTTTCAATTAATTCAATTAGATAATGCAAAAGAGGAAAAATAAGCAAATGGTTTCGTATTTATATACTCGTTATAAGTGGATTTCCTTAAAGTTTTGTTATTTTTTATTCTTCAGTTTGCTATTATCTTGTGGAGAAAACACTACTAAAAAAGAAGAAACTACCACGAACAGTTCTGCTGAAAATAGTGACGATACTACTAAAAATACTTCTACCAAAACGATTCTTTGTTTTGGAGATAGCTTAACTGCTGGCTATGGATTAGATGATATTAATGATGCATATCCCGCTATACTCCAGAATAGACTGGACTCTTTAGGTTTAGCGTATACGGTTATCAATTCGGGATTAAGTGGAGAGACTACAGCTGGCGGAAAAAGCCGTATCTCATGGGTACTTAACCAGAAAGTTGATGTCTTTATTCTAGAACTAGGTGCTAATGATGGATTGCGTGGCGTTCCTTTAACAGAAACCCAAAATAATCTTCAATCCATTATCGATGCAGTACGAAAAAAGAACTCAGAAACTACAATCATATTAGCCGGCATGCAGTTACCACCAAATATGGGTCCTGAATATATTACAGCGTTTAGAAATATTTTTCCTGATCTTGCCCAAAAAAATGAGTTAGCACTGATTCCATTTCTTTTAAAAGATGTTGGAGGTATTCCAGAACTAAATCAAGCGGATGGTATACACCCTACTATAGAAGGACAAAAAATCCTAGCTAATAATGTTTGGGAAGTGCTAAAAACAGTGGTGAAATAGCACATAGGGATTTTATGATCCTTATTTAGCAAAACTTAGCAGTTGACTAATAAATTTATACGAGTTAAAGTTTGGCGTCGCTTGACTAATACTATATGAAAGAGTTGATTTTGTTTTAGGACAATATCCTATGAAAGTTCCATAAAATCCAAAATGGCCATAATACACATCTTCATTTATAATAAATTCATATATACCTAAACCATATCTACTTTCATTTTTTTTAGTGAACGCTACATCAATCATTGCATCCAATGATTTTTTATTGATAAGATTATAACTGAATAATGCTTTTATGAATAGTGCTAAATCAGTATTCGTAGATACAAGTCCTCCTCCAGCCCAATCGAATGATGTGTTTATGTCAGAAAAATTTATGTCGCCTATATACTGACTTATTTGACTAGTTTTTTTATTGAACTCTTCATAATATTCAAAATATGTATCCTTCATTCCTAATGGTCCTAATATTCGGTTTCTAATGGATTGAGATAGCTCAGTTTGATCTAGCTGTTCTATCAGTAACCCAAGTAATACGTAATTGATATCCGAATAATACCATCCTTCATTAGGGATGAAATGCGGTTCCTTGTTAAGGTTTTGTTGATAATATAATTCTATAATTGATTTTGGATTATATTGTTTGCTAGGGTTTTGAGCAACCATTCCAAAAAATATATCTTCTCTATCCGTAAAAATATCCGCTAATCCTGATCGATGTGATAATAGTTGCTTGATAGTGATACGTTTCGAATATTTTATAGAATCCAAAATATGTAAATTCTCAAAATCAAGATATTTTATATCTTTCAAATACCGAAATACTTTATCATTTATATCTAGTTTACCTTCTTCTTGAAGCTGAAGTATAACAGTTGATACAAAGAGTTTAGTGCTGCTGGCGATTTTAAATAAACTATTTTTTGTGACTGGATTTCCATTTTCTGCGGTTAATCCAAACCCCTCATTATAGTAAAATTTTTCACTTTGATTTTCTAAATACACCAAGATACTATGTACAGGGTTTTCTGAACTATGATTAATTTGATTATTAATTCTAGTGCTAATTGAGTCTATTTGTGCAAGTACAAAGTTTGACAAAAAGAATAAAACATATAATTGTGGTTTCATGTTTTTTAATCTTTAGTTTCCTCTATTTCTTTATAAAATTTATATAATCTATTAGTTCCGGACCTTGGATCAATATTATCTTCTGGTACAAAAAATACTCATTTTCAATACTATTACTCATATTGACAAAAGATAATACAGCTATAGATTTTTAGTCAGTAAAGCTTTTACTTTTTAATCTTAAACAAAGGTATAAAGTACAAAAAAATAAAAATAATTAAAGTGTATTACTCCAATTACATATTCGAATTAGTATTACAAAATATAATTAATATTCTTTAATTTTCTATATACTACTTCCTATCATTAATAATGGCAACTAATTTTTCTAACTGCGTATCCTTTCCTGCAAATATTTGCTCTTTATCAACTGATATATTGATATCAGGCACTGTTCCATAGCCATCTAAAGTTTTTCCATTTCGTTGAAATGATAACATGGTTGATATTTTCACTCTAATATTAGAATTGTTTAAATAGATTTTTTTTGAATTACCACTAGATCCGTCTGTAGTTACACCTACAATTTTAATATTTGGTAATCCTTTAAAAGCTGCAGTAAAAACTGTAGCAGCACTAAAACTATATTCATTCACTAATATATAAATTGGTTGGTTGTAAGATATTTTTCCAGCACGTAAAACCATATAAAAAGGACTGCTAAATTTTGAGTGATCAAAATTCTTTTCAGTCTTACATGTTTTATTGAATATATCTATTGCTTTTCTATCATTATCTGAGAAATTTTGAGAGTTATAGATATATAAATAGCGGTTACTCATAGAACGTATGTCTGTGTCTATAGAATTGTTTGTACGTAAATAACCTACATTGGCTATCCAAGGTGATTGATTTGGAAGTATCATATATGGCGCAAGGGTTTGTAGTAGTTCTCGGCTCCCACCAGGGTTATTTCTAAGGTCTAAAATTAAGGCTTTGGTATTAGATAATTCTTGAATCGTTTTTTCTATAAATTGTTCCAAATCATTATTGTTTTTATAATGAAACATCATTGGAAGTTTTATATAACCTATATTCTTATTTAATATTTTTTTTAAACCATTAAGCTCTCCTTTAGTAACTCTTTTAATAGTATTATAATTTGCAATACTTAGGCTAGAGATATACCCTTTTCTAGCCATAGTTAGTTCTAATATTTCCTTCTTCTCAAGCCTTCCATTAGAAAATACTACTTCTACCCTTTCTGGACATTCTTTATCAGTATGAAATAGGAGTGCTCCATATTTCTGAATAGCATTAGCTCCTCGCGATAGTTTTGCTTGCTTTGGAGCTTTTTTATCTTTAAAGTTATAAGTATCTATTAATGTTTTTATAGTAATGCCATTTATACTTTTTATATAAGGGAATTCATCATCATAGTATATATAACAATTGTTATCCGATTTTTGTTTGACAGCAATGAATTCTTTATCAAGTATTGTAATACCAAAAGGTAATCTTAAGTTATATGTTTTATAACTGTTTTTATCTAAGGTTTCATTTTTTATAGAAGAATGTCGATCTCCTATTTCTGCAATAATGGTACTCATTTTATATACCAATTTATCAATTGATATATCTCCTTTATCTTTTTGTGAAATTGAAGTAGCAACCTTGTTTATTGCTGATTCATAATCAAAAGAAGATAGTTGTGCATAGGATGATTTAGTATCCAAGATTTCTTTAAATTGTTTTAAATCATGAATGGCTTCGTTTCTGCTAATGTATTTTCTATCTATATTGGTTGATGTACCTGATTTAGATGAGT
This genomic interval carries:
- a CDS encoding DUF427 domain-containing protein, coding for MGSNKKGKTKIDWLKKAREHWNYKGAERPSFAIEPKENQRSVWDFPRPPIIEKVSKPVIVNHKNTRIVDSSNALAVLETASPPTYYIPKNDIDMNTLVAMPNKSSMCEWKGNAVYWTLKEVINIPVAWSYPNPFLEFEALKDHIAFYPQHLDCYVDGEQVRAQASQFYAGWITSDLVGPFKGEPGTGHW
- a CDS encoding ABC transporter permease, translating into MAWRDGRSSISRLLLFMASIILGIAAVVSIQLFSENVKQNIQDQSKVLMGADFIIDSRQLPNKKVQAIIDSLGADAYEVNFPSMAAFSSNGAAKLVQVRGMEGNFPFYGTLETEPSTAAAEYQKRGGALVDATLMLQYDIKPGDSIKLGLVTFPIIGAINSMPGSSGISSTVAPTVLIPYRFIEQTELLQLGSRKRYQYFFESPEVDLIKLDKTLDPILDTENADLDTHTSTSQRIGRGYGNLGKFLNLAAFIALLLGCIGIASSVHIYIKEKLTDVAVLKCLGASRKQAFLIYLIQIAVMGLIGGILGTVAGIGLQQLLPFLLEGFLPFDIEVSISLQPIFMGLLLGVLMSVLFALQPLLATWYVSPLEVLRVSEKQAKGSKKIRIITFGAILLFILLFSLWIFRDILFAFAFVAGIFTTFAILAGISTLFIKVIKKYFPTAWGFTARTSLLNLFRPNNQTTVLIFAIGLGTFLISTLYFTKDILLTKTALDNGSDNANIILVDVQPEQRDAVIASMTPAGLEVIDNLSIVTMRMHSINGELSNEIRKDTTSTVNDWVLNHEFRTTFRDSLIASESIIDGSWVKEVKSGEKVSISISESLAENAKLGVGDPVIFNIQGVLMETIVGSIRKVDWTRLQLNFMVVFPKGVLEQAPQFHVLTTYVPDNKQSAALQQELVSKFPNVTVFDLRQIYTVIEDILGKISWVINFMAFFSILTGIIVLIGSVRNSKYQRIKESVLLRTLGAKSKQILSITALEYLFLGILGSLAGILLSLISSQLLATLLFEEPFVPSGIPFLLFLPSIVILVLLIGLSNIKSVLQSPPLNILRKVG
- a CDS encoding ABC transporter ATP-binding protein, which codes for MPKILKIHELEKTYSSGSKKLKVLDNISFEVEKGATFSIVGPSGSGKTTLLGLCAGLDNQDSGIVELCGQNIQELNEDERAQLRNKEVGFIFQNFQLLPTLTALENVIVPLELQGVKNAVTKGKELLEKVGLSHRFHHYPSQLSGGEQQRVALARAFSNAPTILFADEPTGNLDEETGEKVIQLLFELNKEAGTTLVIISHDLDLANRTQQILRLKGGKIISNEKTLVQ
- a CDS encoding arylesterase, which gives rise to MQKRKNKQMVSYLYTRYKWISLKFCYFLFFSLLLSCGENTTKKEETTTNSSAENSDDTTKNTSTKTILCFGDSLTAGYGLDDINDAYPAILQNRLDSLGLAYTVINSGLSGETTAGGKSRISWVLNQKVDVFILELGANDGLRGVPLTETQNNLQSIIDAVRKKNSETTIILAGMQLPPNMGPEYITAFRNIFPDLAQKNELALIPFLLKDVGGIPELNQADGIHPTIEGQKILANNVWEVLKTVVK
- a CDS encoding serine hydrolase yields the protein MKPQLYVLFFLSNFVLAQIDSISTRINNQINHSSENPVHSILVYLENQSEKFYYNEGFGLTAENGNPVTKNSLFKIASSTKLFVSTVILQLQEEGKLDINDKVFRYLKDIKYLDFENLHILDSIKYSKRITIKQLLSHRSGLADIFTDREDIFFGMVAQNPSKQYNPKSIIELYYQQNLNKEPHFIPNEGWYYSDINYVLLGLLIEQLDQTELSQSIRNRILGPLGMKDTYFEYYEEFNKKTSQISQYIGDINFSDINTSFDWAGGGLVSTNTDLALFIKALFSYNLINKKSLDAMIDVAFTKKNESRYGLGIYEFIINEDVYYGHFGFYGTFIGYCPKTKSTLSYSISQATPNFNSYKFISQLLSFAK
- a CDS encoding S41 family peptidase, producing the protein MKNLIIVFIIVLSSFSLLGQELQLKKASPFTAVKWENDEPIVKFKGVWYFFEKLDAFNKAQLLDFCKKEFGTKWKKRFSEDLVEVLRNMNYSPNKQVNLELSKDGVTHKYIGTFTLENRQRCVLYNNNSSKSGTSTNIDRKYISRNEAIHDLKQFKEILDTKSSYAQLSSFDYESAINKVATSISQKDKGDISIDKLVYKMSTIIAEIGDRHSSIKNETLDKNSYKTYNLRLPFGITILDKEFIAVKQKSDNNCYIYYDDEFPYIKSINGITIKTLIDTYNFKDKKAPKQAKLSRGANAIQKYGALLFHTDKECPERVEVVFSNGRLEKKEILELTMARKGYISSLSIANYNTIKRVTKGELNGLKKILNKNIGYIKLPMMFHYKNNNDLEQFIEKTIQELSNTKALILDLRNNPGGSRELLQTLAPYMILPNQSPWIANVGYLRTNNSIDTDIRSMSNRYLYIYNSQNFSDNDRKAIDIFNKTCKTEKNFDHSKFSSPFYMVLRAGKISYNQPIYILVNEYSFSAATVFTAAFKGLPNIKIVGVTTDGSSGNSKKIYLNNSNIRVKISTMLSFQRNGKTLDGYGTVPDINISVDKEQIFAGKDTQLEKLVAIINDRK